In the genome of Poecilia reticulata strain Guanapo linkage group LG16, Guppy_female_1.0+MT, whole genome shotgun sequence, one region contains:
- the LOC103477474 gene encoding mothers against decapentaplegic homolog 4-like yields MSVLGPAPSSADACLSIVHSLMCHRQGGENEGFAKRAIESLVKKLKEKKDELDSLITAVTSNGVQPSKCVTIQRTLDGRLQVAGRKGFPHVIYARLWRWPDLHKNELKHAKFCRFAFDLKYDSVCVNPYHYERVAAPASTGPQAVIKEEFLQDCLQLDLPLPSDPYAQPHPLTMYPSMPLSPPGRTSMMPAALGAAEAPEGPALLQVAPPPHPEGRTSPPLTPQAATPASAQQSPEYSGTPTPVSWSGNSPAPYTPAGHQHSGRSNTQQTPLHHHHQHTPSTHFWSQHHSSPPYPQPVSNHPGPEFWCSISYFELDVQVGEMFKVQSSCPLVTVDGYVDPSGGDRFCLGQLSNVHRTAASHRARLHIGRGVQLECRGEGDVWMRCLSDHSVFVQSYYLDREAGRAPGDGVHKIYPGAYIKVFDLRQCHRQMQQQAAAAQAAAETQAAAVVGVMPGPHSVGGMAPALSVCSAAGPGVDDLRRLCIVRLSFVKGWGCDYPRQSIKDTPCWMEVHLHRALQLLDQVLHTLPPREHAL; encoded by the exons ATGTCGGTGCTCGGCCCCGCCCCCAGCAGCGCCGACGCCTGCCTCAGCATCGTCCACAGCCTGATGTGCCACCGGCAGGGCGGCGAGAACGAGGGCTTCGCCAAGCGCGCCATCGAGAGCCTGGTGAAGAAactgaaggagaagaaggacGAGCTGGACTCGCTCATCACCGCCGTCACGTCCAACGGCGTCCAACCCAGCAAGTGCGTCACCATCCAGAGGACGCTGGACGGCCGGCTGCAG GTAGCGGGCAGGAAGGGCTTCCCTCATGTGATCTACGCCCGGCTGTGGCGCTGGCCTGACCTGCACAAGAACGAGCTGAAGCACGCCAAGTTCTGCCGCTTCGCCTTCGACCTCAAGTATGACAGCGTGTGTGTGAACCCGTACCACTACGAGAGGGTGGCGGCGCCCGCCTCCACAG GTCCTCAGGCCGTGATCAAGGAGGAGTTCCTGCAGGACTGCCTGCAGCTGGACCTGCCCCTCCCCTCTGACCCGTATGCCCAGCCCCACCCCCTCACCATGTATCCCAGCATGCCTCTGTCTCCGCCAG GACGGACGTCCATGATGCCCGCTGCCTTGGGCGCCGCCGAGGCTCCGGAAGGCCCCGCCCTCCTGCAGGTGGCCCCGCCCCCTCATCCAGAGGGCCGCACCTCACCCCCTCTGACCCCACAGGCCGCCACTCCGGCTTCTGCCCAGCAGAGCCCCGAGTACAGTGGGACGCCCACACCTG TCAGCTGGTCAGGTAACAGCCCTGCCCCCTACACACCTGCAGGACATCAGCACAGTGGGCGGAGCAACACTCAGCAGACGCCGTTACATCATCACCATCAACACACACCCAGCACTCACTTCT GGTCGCAGCATCACAGCAGTCCTCCGTACCCACAACCGGTCTCCAACCATCCAG GTCCAGAGTTCTGGTGCTCCATCTCTTACTTCGAGCTGGATGTTCAGGTGGGGGAGATGTTCAAGGTCCAGTCCAGCTGTCCCCTGGTGACGGTGGACGGCTACGTGGATCCTTCAGGCGGGGATCGGTTCTGTCTGGGACAGCTGAGCAATGTCCACCGGACTGCAGCTAGCCACCGCGCCAG GCTCCATATTGGGCGGGGCGTCCAGCTCGAATGTCGGGGGGAAGGGGACGTCTGGATGCGTTGCCTTAGCGACCACTCAGTGTTCGTCCAGAGTTACTACCTGGACCGGGAGGCGGGCCGAGCGCCAGGTGACGGGGTTCACAAGATCTACCCTGGAGCTTACATCAAG GTGTTTGACCTACGCCAGTGCCACAGGCAGATGCAGCAgcaggcggcggcggcgcaggcagcagcagagacgCAGGCGGCTGCGGTTGTTGGGGTGATGCCAGGACCCCACAGTGTGGGAGGAATGGCACCCGCACTCA GTGTGTGCTCTGCAGCAGGTCCAGGTGTAGATGACCTGCGCAGGCTGTGCATCGTGAGGCTGAGCTTCGTCAAAGGCTGGGGGTGCGACTATCCCAGGCAGAGCATCAAGGACACCCCCTGCTGGATGGAGGTGCACCTGCACCGGGCACTGCAGCTGCTCGACCAGGTGCTGCACACRCTGCCACCTCGAGAGCACGCCCTCTGA